Below is a window of Leucobacter chromiiresistens DNA.
GTCGGACAAATGTATCGCTCCGGCGGTATCGACCGCAGCGCGGACATGTTTTTCGAATCCGATGCGGACACCACCGACTTGCTTCTTAACCGCCTCGCGATGATGGAGCAGGCGAGCCGCCGCAACACCACGCTCGCCGAGAATGCCGAGAACGCCCTCAACACCGCGACCTCGCTGGGCGAGCAAGCCGAGGCCGCGAGCAAAGAACGCGACCAACTCAACACCGAGGCCGAACGACTTGCTCAGACCGCCGCCGAGAATCTCGACGCGCAGCGCACCGAGTTCCTCGAGCAAGAGGCACAGCTGCGCGAGCTCGAGGCGCAGCTCGCCGCCCTAAAAGACGCGACCACCGACACCGTAGCTGGCTACGAAGAGCGCCTGCGGGACGAGGAGGAGGAGCGTCGTAAGCAGCAGCAGAGCGGTGGCAATGGCGGTGGCAGCGGCAGTGGCGGTGGAAGTGGCGGTGGCGGTGGCAGTGGTGGTGGTGGTGGCGGTGGCAGTGGTGGTGGTGGTGGCGGTGGCAGTGGTGGTGGTGCACCGGGTGGCGCTGGCTGGTATCAACCGGTACCGATCTCCTGGATCTCCACCTACTTTCGGCAGCCACCAAGTCACACTGGACTCGATCTGCCCGCCGGCTGTGGCACTCCGATCGTAGCCCCGTCGTCAGGCACTGTGGTCGTTGCCGGATGGGTTGACAACTTCGGCGGGTACATGACCTATCTGGATCAGGACAACGGCTATCAGACTCGCTTCGCCCATCAAATTGGTACACCCCCGGTGTCCTACGGACAGTGGGTGCCCGCAGGTGCCGTCATTGGATACGTAGGCAACACCGGGATGAGCTTCGGCTGCCATCTCCACTATGAAGTGCTTTCAGACGGTAATTACGTTGATCCGACCCCGTTCATCTAGCCCGATGACACCACTCGGAACTCAACTACTCAGAAAGAAAAGAAGGGGCGTGAAAGCCGTCGGATATACCCGCGCTGGCACCATCGACGAGGAGGGCACACTCGTCGACGTCGACCTGCCCCAGCCGCAACCCGGAGGGCACGATCTGCTCGTCAATGTGCATGCTGTCTCCGTGAACCCGGTGGACTGCACGATCCGCGCCACCCCGTACTGGTACCGGTCACCTCGCGTCCTCGGGTACGACGCAGTAGGCACGATCGTCAAGTTCGGCGACTTCCGTGGAGGACGAACCGCTCCTCG
It encodes the following:
- a CDS encoding M23 family metallopeptidase translates to MSATTTARTRRIIGTVCVGLIGFALFYGGGVSPANAVELPTWDDVQTAKQNEADAGTKVKEIEGLIEQSKAELELLRVATEQANARWRDTETAAAEAALRSETLQTKATKSREEADAAANQAGALVGQMYRSGGIDRSADMFFESDADTTDLLLNRLAMMEQASRRNTTLAENAENALNTATSLGEQAEAASKERDQLNTEAERLAQTAAENLDAQRTEFLEQEAQLRELEAQLAALKDATTDTVAGYEERLRDEEEERRKQQQSGGNGGGSGSGGGSGGGGGSGGGGGGGSGGGGGGGSGGGAPGGAGWYQPVPISWISTYFRQPPSHTGLDLPAGCGTPIVAPSSGTVVVAGWVDNFGGYMTYLDQDNGYQTRFAHQIGTPPVSYGQWVPAGAVIGYVGNTGMSFGCHLHYEVLSDGNYVDPTPFI